From a region of the Caldisericia bacterium genome:
- a CDS encoding thymidine kinase: MKKGWIEVITGCMFSGKSEELIRRVRRAKIARQKVQVFKSSLDTRYDEAKVVSHSGAKVEAISVDHPEEIIAKIDDDTQVVAIDEAQFFSEKIVDVIEFLADRGIRVIVAGLDLDFRGEPFGPMPALLARAEKVDKLTAICMVCGEEATRTQRIIDGKPASYYDPVVMIGAQEKYEARCRRHHIVPDKPNIIQRERK, encoded by the coding sequence ATGAAAAAGGGGTGGATTGAAGTAATTACTGGATGTATGTTCTCGGGTAAGAGCGAAGAACTTATAAGAAGGGTGAGAAGGGCAAAAATAGCAAGACAGAAAGTTCAGGTCTTTAAGTCTTCCCTTGACACAAGGTACGATGAAGCAAAGGTTGTTTCTCACTCAGGAGCAAAGGTTGAAGCAATAAGTGTTGATCACCCAGAGGAAATAATTGCAAAGATAGATGATGATACGCAGGTTGTAGCAATCGATGAAGCACAGTTCTTTTCTGAAAAAATTGTAGATGTAATTGAGTTCTTAGCCGATAGAGGGATTAGAGTCATAGTGGCAGGTCTTGATCTTGATTTCAGGGGAGAACCATTTGGACCAATGCCAGCACTTCTTGCCAGAGCTGAAAAGGTTGATAAATTGACAGCCATATGCATGGTGTGTGGTGAAGAAGCAACAAGAACTCAGAGAATAATAGACGGAAAACCAGCATCCTATTATGATCCTGTTGTTATGATAGGAGCACAGGAGAAGTATGAGGCAAGATGCAGGAGACACCACATAGTGCCTGATAAACCTAATATTATACAGAGAGAAAGGAAATGA
- the rho gene encoding transcription termination factor Rho yields the protein MKEEELKKKTMKELYKISQDLKVKNYSHYRKNELIKKIIERMEELESKGETKVKDTVKVEVKPERKTDYFPYIPKEEQYIAKGILEILPEGYGFLRTKYTPSSSDIYVAPSQIKRFNLRVGDEIEGWVRKPPERDKYPALLKIISINGLLPEQARRRPVFENLTPIFPNERIRLETPNGDLAIRLIELIAPLGKGQRGLIVSPPKAGKTTLMKKIAHSVETNHPEIKLMVLLVDERPEEVTDMERSVKGEVIASTFDLPPENHVRVTELVLERAKRLVEMGHDVMILLDGITRLTRAYNLITQPSGRTLSGGLDPAAIRGPKKFLGAARNIEEGGSLTVLATALIETGSKMDEVIYEEFKGTGNMELVLDRRIAERRVFPAIDVKRSGTRREELLYDPEEYKRIWVLRKVLANADTFEALQKLADMLIKTKSNKEFLNTIVPEEES from the coding sequence ATGAAAGAAGAAGAACTTAAGAAGAAAACCATGAAGGAACTCTACAAGATCTCTCAGGATTTAAAGGTTAAGAATTACTCCCATTATAGAAAAAACGAATTGATAAAAAAGATTATAGAGAGAATGGAGGAGTTAGAGAGCAAAGGTGAGACAAAGGTAAAGGATACAGTTAAGGTGGAGGTCAAACCTGAAAGGAAAACTGATTATTTCCCATATATTCCAAAAGAGGAACAGTACATAGCAAAGGGAATACTTGAGATTCTCCCTGAGGGTTATGGATTCTTACGAACAAAGTATACACCTTCTTCCTCAGATATATATGTTGCTCCATCACAGATAAAGAGGTTTAATCTAAGGGTTGGTGATGAAATTGAAGGTTGGGTAAGGAAACCACCAGAAAGAGATAAATACCCAGCACTCCTAAAGATTATTTCTATAAACGGTCTCCTCCCAGAACAGGCAAGGAGAAGACCTGTATTTGAGAATTTAACACCAATATTTCCTAACGAGAGGATAAGGCTTGAAACACCCAATGGAGATTTAGCCATAAGACTTATTGAATTAATAGCACCACTTGGAAAGGGCCAAAGAGGATTGATTGTTTCTCCACCAAAAGCTGGAAAGACAACCCTCATGAAGAAAATAGCTCACTCCGTTGAGACAAATCACCCTGAGATAAAACTAATGGTGCTTCTTGTAGATGAAAGACCTGAGGAGGTAACAGACATGGAGAGATCTGTTAAAGGAGAGGTGATAGCATCAACATTTGATCTTCCACCAGAAAACCATGTGAGAGTTACAGAACTTGTACTTGAAAGAGCAAAAAGACTTGTTGAAATGGGTCATGATGTTATGATACTCCTTGACGGAATAACAAGACTAACGAGAGCATACAATCTAATAACCCAACCATCTGGAAGGACCCTATCTGGAGGACTTGATCCTGCTGCAATACGAGGACCGAAAAAGTTTCTTGGCGCTGCAAGAAACATAGAGGAAGGTGGGAGTCTCACAGTACTTGCAACTGCCCTTATAGAAACTGGAAGCAAGATGGATGAGGTAATCTATGAGGAATTTAAAGGAACAGGAAACATGGAGCTTGTTCTTGATAGAAGAATTGCTGAAAGAAGGGTCTTCCCAGCAATAGATGTAAAGAGGTCTGGAACAAGAAGAGAGGAACTTCTCTATGACCCAGAAGAGTATAAAAGAATATGGGTCTTAAGAAAGGTGCTTGCCAATGCAGATACATTTGAGGCACTTCAAAAACTTGCAGATATGCTTATAAAGACTAAGAGCAACAAAGAATTTCTAAACACAATTGTGCCAGAGGAGGAATCTTAA